The sequence TTTTATTTTACTCACGGCTAACGTGCAGCAGGGAAATGAGACCTATATCGAGGCAATGAACGCGGGCATCGACGATTTTATGACGAAGCCCCTGGATCGGGACCTGATCTGGATGCGGCTCAAAGTGGCTGAGCGTATTCTCCGCTACACCACGGAGATCAGCAATCTGGAGAGCATGTTGCCGATCTGTTCCTACTGTAAAAACGTGCGCGACGATAATAACTACTGGCAACAGGTGGAAACCTATTTGAATAACCGCACAGGCACGGTTTTCAGTCACAGTGTCTGCCCGCGATGCTACGAAACCAAGGTGAAACCTCAGTTAGAAGAACTTTAGCCGACTTGTGGGGCCCATTACTTCCCGATCAGAGCTAAAGCGATCAAGCTCTCATAGGTGACCCAGGCCACCAGTGCGATGATCAGCAGTGTGGCCAGGTATTGCATGAATTTGCGTCGCTTGCGTGGCTGGTCAAAGGGCCGGAAACCGCGGCTGTGCCCGGACGTGTGTGAGAGATAACTTCCCAGGTTTGCCCTTTCCGGCTTATCGCTCCGTCCACTTTTAGGCAGTTTGAACGCACCCGACCGAGCCTGTCGTTCGTATCGCCATTTAAAGAATCGGTGGA comes from Coraliomargarita sinensis and encodes:
- a CDS encoding response regulator; protein product: MFFYQRIMNILIAEDDMISRNLLKTTLKQFGHTVKVFSNGAEAWEEYDNNPYRVIVSDWLMPEMDGLDFCRKVRQRHSTEYTYFILLTANVQQGNETYIEAMNAGIDDFMTKPLDRDLIWMRLKVAERILRYTTEISNLESMLPICSYCKNVRDDNNYWQQVETYLNNRTGTVFSHSVCPRCYETKVKPQLEEL